Proteins from a single region of Pseudomonas fulva:
- a CDS encoding EAL domain-containing protein encodes MDDSVVFADDEAIGDGTHQAWRILTVDDDPDFQRATAFAISEMDILGRRVEIQQAFSNREAAMLLAEQQDFALVLLDVVMETEDAGLRLVKTLREVIGNAEIRIVLLTGEPGMAPVQSVMRDYDINDYWSKSELSAERLRTVLTAGLRSYSQLKATARARRGLQMIVESSNALFCSKNTRELSAKILSEIASLLDLQAEGIVCVKAHDAGPGELPDAYVISASGRFYSSIDGNLNGLGDDAVASALRCSLQKQATLRFDDCTVLFFPRFQAGADYACYVATERTLDDTELELLEVFSASISRGLYNVALFSRLEEMAYQDDLLKIPNRNALIRMLDMTLSSPNKDDRVLVLLDIDNFSGANTAFGTGYGDFILGLVANRLRDAFDGNVLIARIRDDLFAVLGPQDQVRAENIVALFRRPNRPYELGQVHSLSSVTLYLRDFEDSASVALQDARLTLKQAKQLGHDQHVVHDRRLQSAHAESFRLLLALRDAVASDLISIELQPQVDLRSGTVTGVEALARWYQADGKAVPPLEFIPLAEATGYILPLGDLLMRLALQAARRLAEAGYRDIRVAINVSATQLLQRDFIERFTLHLEAAGVSADQVELEITESVAMRSFEQVCEQLLALRAMGVKVAIDDFGTGFSSLSYLRQLPADRLKIDRSFVEELSAQDDGQAIAEAIIQIARRVGMTVIAEGVENQQQVEWLKQHDCLEAQGYLYARPMPLERLLSWLGERSPR; translated from the coding sequence ATGGATGACTCCGTGGTGTTTGCAGATGACGAGGCGATTGGTGACGGCACCCACCAGGCTTGGCGCATCCTGACCGTTGATGACGACCCTGACTTTCAGCGCGCAACCGCCTTTGCGATCAGCGAGATGGACATTCTCGGCCGGCGTGTCGAGATCCAGCAGGCATTCAGCAACCGCGAGGCCGCCATGCTGCTGGCCGAGCAGCAGGACTTCGCCCTGGTGCTGCTCGATGTGGTGATGGAGACCGAAGACGCCGGTCTGCGTCTGGTCAAGACCCTGCGCGAAGTCATCGGCAACGCCGAGATTCGCATCGTGCTGCTGACCGGCGAGCCCGGCATGGCGCCCGTGCAGAGCGTGATGCGTGACTACGACATCAACGACTATTGGTCCAAGAGCGAGCTGAGCGCCGAGCGCCTGCGCACGGTGCTCACCGCCGGGCTGCGCAGTTACTCGCAGCTTAAGGCCACGGCCCGCGCACGCCGCGGCCTGCAGATGATCGTCGAGTCAAGCAACGCACTGTTCTGCTCGAAGAACACCCGGGAACTGTCGGCCAAGATTCTCTCCGAGATCGCCTCGCTGCTCGACCTGCAGGCCGAGGGCATCGTCTGCGTGAAAGCCCACGATGCCGGGCCCGGCGAGCTGCCCGACGCCTACGTGATCAGTGCCAGCGGCCGCTTCTACAGCTCCATCGACGGCAATCTCAATGGGTTGGGCGATGACGCAGTAGCCAGCGCGTTGCGCTGTAGCCTGCAAAAACAGGCGACGCTGCGGTTTGACGATTGTACCGTGCTGTTCTTTCCGCGCTTTCAGGCCGGTGCGGACTACGCCTGCTACGTGGCCACCGAGCGTACGCTGGACGATACCGAGCTGGAGCTGCTCGAGGTGTTCAGTGCCAGCATCAGCCGAGGCCTCTATAACGTGGCGCTGTTCAGCCGCCTGGAGGAGATGGCCTACCAGGACGACCTGCTGAAGATTCCCAACCGCAATGCGCTGATCCGCATGCTGGACATGACCCTGAGCAGCCCCAACAAGGACGACCGGGTACTGGTGCTGCTCGACATTGACAACTTCTCGGGTGCCAACACCGCCTTCGGGACCGGCTACGGGGATTTCATCCTCGGGCTGGTGGCCAACCGTCTGCGCGATGCCTTCGATGGCAACGTGCTGATCGCCCGGATCCGCGACGATCTGTTCGCCGTGCTGGGCCCGCAGGATCAGGTGCGCGCCGAGAACATTGTGGCCTTGTTCCGCCGCCCCAATCGGCCCTACGAGCTGGGCCAGGTGCACAGCCTGAGCAGCGTCACCCTGTATCTGCGCGATTTCGAAGACAGCGCCAGCGTGGCGCTGCAGGATGCAAGGCTGACCCTCAAGCAGGCCAAGCAGCTGGGTCACGACCAGCACGTGGTGCACGACCGCCGGCTGCAGAGCGCCCATGCCGAGTCGTTTCGCCTGTTGCTGGCACTGCGTGATGCGGTGGCCAGCGACCTGATCAGCATCGAGTTGCAACCCCAGGTCGATCTGCGCAGCGGTACGGTCACCGGGGTCGAGGCCCTGGCACGCTGGTACCAGGCTGACGGCAAGGCCGTGCCGCCGCTGGAGTTCATTCCGCTGGCCGAGGCCACCGGCTATATCCTGCCGCTCGGCGATCTGCTCATGCGCCTGGCGCTGCAGGCAGCGCGGCGCCTGGCCGAAGCGGGTTACCGCGACATCCGCGTGGCGATCAACGTGTCGGCCACCCAGCTGCTGCAGCGCGACTTCATCGAGCGCTTCACCCTGCACCTGGAGGCGGCCGGGGTAAGCGCTGACCAGGTCGAACTGGAGATCACCGAGTCGGTGGCCATGCGTTCGTTCGAGCAGGTCTGCGAGCAACTGCTGGCGCTGCGCGCGATGGGCGTCAAGGTGGCCATCGACGACTTCGGCACCGGTTTTTCGTCGCTCAGCTACCTGCGCCAGCTGCCGGCCGACCGCTTGAAGATCGACCGCAGCTTCGTCGAGGAGCTGAGTGCGCAGGACGATGGCCAGGCAATCGCCGAAGCGATCATCCAGATCGCACGTCGTGTCGGCATGACGGTGATCGCCGAGGGCGTGGAGAACCAGCAACAGGTCGAGTGGTTGAAGCAGCATGATTGCCTGGAAGCCCAGGGCTATCTGTATGCCAGGCCCATGCCCCTGGAGCGCCTGCTGAGCTGGCTGGGCGAGCGTTCGCCGCGGTGA